The sequence below is a genomic window from Ipomoea triloba cultivar NCNSP0323 chromosome 10, ASM357664v1.
TGTATGTTATGTACATAAGAAATATGCTAACAAAAGAGCATCATGCTAAACAGGCATACTTTCAATATCTTATCTGCATTTTTTACATACAACAAAAGATAAGTATTAAaaactacggagtatatattaaaaaataaagtgcATGTAACAACATCATTCCAGCGTAACAAGAGCTGAATGCCTCCATGTGGACAGGTGGGTCCAATACAATAAGCTCGAGTTATAAATGCTCAGCATGAGCGGCTAACCAATCATGTAAATGTTATATTCTCTCCACGGTCTAATTAGCAACTAATTAAAGGCAACAATTGCATGAAAATTAGGATCTATCATTTGTATCTTCCTCCTTATTTGATATTCTCAATCGTAACTTGGAAACTACTATCTAACTCCATATATCGatgcatcttttattttaaaagaatacTGTCAGTCCATAGTTAATGACTTCAAAAATCAAGAAACATTACTTTTCTAGTTATCGGatgatgaaatattttatttcaatgaaccataaattaaaattaaatatccaCATTATTTTGGTGGTAGAGTGGTAGGTGATCGCTAGTAATTTAGTTTCAAGGGCAAACCTGCTCATACAACTAACTGTAAAAGTtactttcaattttcaaatgtCATCAAAGTTATGATAATAAATGTTTCATTAAAATTCAATAAAACATTATAGTAATCAACATTAATTCGGCAGTGCCAAATGTTGCGATGTACTAGAGGTGAAGTACAGTAGTAACTCGTTAGTACAGCTAAAAAGAAGCAACCCAATAGCAATTAAAGAACTCTATAGAGTTAATCATAAAAAAAGATGCATGtcgttgttttttttgtttggttttgtttgttgttgttgttttttttttttttttttttttttttttttttttttttttagaaatcagcATTATGGTCCATCGATTGTTTGATTTGTTTCCCAATTGTCAATATAGtttcatgttttaattttaaaattttgtcaattaataagtaaaaaagaaaaacaaaaaataactaTAATCTTTCTTTGGGTTTTACTAAATACAATACTATGTATTATATAGTACATAGGAACCGAAATACCTATATACATGGTGGATAGCTTTTACATATATAACTAGCCATGTCTTGCAGACAGGGTCTGGGGTAAAAATTCCCAGAAAAAATCTGGAAATCCCCCCTgcatatatattgatatatagcGAAATCTAAAAACTTAtacattatgttttctaattaaCAGAAGTTGGGTTATTACAATGCAGGGATAGGGATTTGTTGTTCTTCTCAAACAGGGAAAGCCTGTTGTCAGCCAACTTTGTCTTGTAAGCAGACTTCTTGTATTCATGCCATGTGAATTCATTGTACAGACTCTCTTCCCCTTCTTCCATAAGGGAAGATAAAGCTGCAATCTTTGCACTCAAAGGTGGACCTCCAAAGTATATCATCGACACCCTGGCCTTCAGGCTGTCTGCCAGCACCCTGTGCTTCACACTCCTAAACCTCCCATTAGTCATCACCtgcaaaaatcaaaatttttcgGAGGATAAGAGAAACTCACAGTCACTGTCTGAGGGTATGCACTGACAAAGGATCCCAAAAAGTTAATCCAGCAATCACTATTCAAAAGTGTGCACGGAATAAACCCTAACTGGTATGACAAAGGATCATACAAAGGTAAATCAGTCTAAACTATTATAACTGATTGGTCAAATCAAGAAGTCTAATAGGTCGCTCTTGGGGCGAAGGTTGTAACCTTATggttacaaaatcaatagttgtTGGGATTGAGTCTATGAGAATGGAGAATGGAGAATGGAATGGATACCTGCAGGGAGTCACCAACATTGATGAAGAAAGAGTACTGGTCAGGGGGGACAGAGACCCAAGTGCCATCTTTGAGGGAGATTTGCAGGCCTGTGGTGTCATTGGACCTGACAACAGAGATCACTTGTGGGTCTGTGTGCTCTCCAAAACCAATCAGATTTCTGCCACTCAATGCTTGGAGCTCTGGGCATGGTGGATAGTGGTTTACCCTGAAGCAACAGTCACTTTTCTCATCCCTGATCAGCCTGCTCAGCACATTTTTTGGCCCAATCTTCAACCCCTCAGCCATCATCTCCAGTAATTCACAGGTCATGTTCTTCACAGCCTCAGTATACTCATTCACAAGCCCCCTACAAACCCACAAATTTTAGTCAAGAAAACTTCAGTACCAACAGGGCAGTCCTGAGCCCATGAAGACCCATtacatattctttttttaataaatagtgttataattataacataaaacttttaatgaaaagtgaACTTACCAAAAAAGGTCAGAATTGCCAGGAATGGTAATGGGTTTCTGGGAAATGAGTTCAGGGTTAGTGGTGAATAGGAGGTACTCAATCCAACCCACATCGCCATTGGACCCAATCCTCCTATTCCCATAGCCATAGGGGGTGGGGGGTCCAGCTTTGTCCTTCTCATGCTGGGGCAAACCAAAGAATTTCACAGCTTCACTTTCCAATTTAGCCATGGCCTCCATGGGAACTCCATGGTTGACCACCTTAAAGAACCCAAACTCCTGGCAAGCCTTCACAATCTGGGTTTTAGCCTCCGGGTCCAGAAGATCTATCACCGGAATCCCGCCGAACGACGCCGTGTTGGATTTACAAGCTTTCAGCACCGGGAAATCCTCAAGAATTGGCTGAGACAAAACCACCATGGCTACCGGAAAAACAGAGGGAAACTAACAACGTTGTAATTTCTTAATTAGCAGATTTTAAGATTGGGGTTTTGGAAGGGAAAGTGTGGATGAAGTTTGAGAAGGAAAAAACGGAGTTTAAATGGAGAAATGGTAATGCATGAGAAAGCTGAGAGAGGCGTTAGAAACTATAGTGAGAAGAAGACATCTGGCATAGTCATAGTGTATCTGCTTGGCAATTTATACTATCGAGGGTGgcatttttgtatatttttttaatacctaCCAAGTTAAGTATCCACGTCACATTGAATATGAGACTAATCATCTTTCAACCATGGGTCCTCCTAATGGAATTGACTTAAACTTATTATTAACTCGTTTTTCCAGTAAAAATGGTTGGAATTAATGTTAAGcataagggtcacacttgtgtgagaccgtctcacggatccttattcgtgaaacgggtcgggtcgggtcaaaacaccatgcaaatgtcatacttatatgctcaaatataacactaatcaaaaatacaattgttgttacttataagagaaaaagtaatacatttttcataataagtaatgttgacaagtgcctctcacttataagggcaaaaataatacttttgaggaaaactgtaatacttttaaatcgaaatgtaaaagtattgtattttcctttaaaagtattacatttaccctaataagtaacacaaattttattcctgattagtattacatttgagcatataagtatgagatttgtgCATattagtgttacatttgcatcgtgacccgacccgacccatggtgagacggtctcacacaagtttttgcctaagcataaatatacaatccaactatcagaCTTTTAGTTTTAATggagcacatgtttcaattaTTAACACCATTTGAAATTCAACTATcaacttaaacttttaattgagatagaTCACATATTTCAATTATTAACACCATCTGATCTTCACTCATACGTATTttacacataaaattaaaaatgttggaAAAGTGAAATTAACACCATATAATTCacgcaaaaaaaataattgagaggGTGAAATTAACACCATTTGATCTCCTCTCGTACGTGATTTGCATGCAAACTCAGTTGGGAGGGTGAAATTAACACCATCTAATCTTTTATTGTACGTAATTTGAACGTAAAAATGATTGGGAGGGTGAAATTAACATCATCTTATCTACTCCTGTACGTAATTTGCatgtaaaaactaaaaacaattgGGATGATGAAATTAACATCATCTCCTCCACATGCATTTGTAACATAATTTGCACCATGTGTCATATAT
It includes:
- the LOC116031641 gene encoding gibberellin 2-beta-dioxygenase-like, coding for MVVLSQPILEDFPVLKACKSNTASFGGIPVIDLLDPEAKTQIVKACQEFGFFKVVNHGVPMEAMAKLESEAVKFFGLPQHEKDKAGPPTPYGYGNRRIGSNGDVGWIEYLLFTTNPELISQKPITIPGNSDLFWGLVNEYTEAVKNMTCELLEMMAEGLKIGPKNVLSRLIRDEKSDCCFRVNHYPPCPELQALSGRNLIGFGEHTDPQVISVVRSNDTTGLQISLKDGTWVSVPPDQYSFFINVGDSLQVMTNGRFRSVKHRVLADSLKARVSMIYFGGPPLSAKIAALSSLMEEGEESLYNEFTWHEYKKSAYKTKLADNRLSLFEKNNKSLSLHCNNPTSVN